In a genomic window of Arachnia rubra:
- a CDS encoding NUDIX hydrolase — protein MQAPLMAVAVDIVVLTITDGRLQVALVERGIAPFEGAPALPGGFVLQEESVIGAARRELVEETGLDLGATHLEQLATFGDPGRDPRGRVISVAHLALAASLGGLTPGSDAAGARWCPVQDVPALAFDHDEILRAGIERARAKLEYTTIATRFCGPQFTMTELRQVYEAAWGVEVDARNFSRKVLGSRGFVVECGTRSGGRGRPAALYRAGTAGGLHPPIMREG, from the coding sequence GTGCAAGCTCCTCTCATGGCCGTCGCCGTCGACATCGTCGTCCTGACCATCACCGATGGCAGGTTGCAGGTCGCTCTGGTCGAGCGGGGCATCGCCCCCTTCGAGGGGGCACCGGCTCTGCCGGGTGGCTTCGTTCTGCAGGAGGAGTCAGTGATCGGAGCGGCTCGGCGCGAGCTGGTCGAGGAAACCGGCCTGGATCTTGGGGCGACTCATCTGGAGCAGCTCGCCACCTTCGGGGATCCGGGCCGCGATCCCAGGGGGCGTGTCATCTCGGTGGCTCACCTGGCGCTGGCGGCATCCCTGGGCGGACTAACCCCGGGTTCGGACGCGGCTGGGGCCCGGTGGTGCCCGGTGCAGGACGTCCCCGCGCTGGCCTTCGACCATGATGAGATCCTGCGGGCCGGGATTGAGCGTGCCCGCGCAAAGCTGGAGTACACGACGATCGCCACCCGGTTCTGCGGACCGCAGTTCACCATGACCGAACTGCGCCAGGTCTACGAGGCGGCCTGGGGCGTCGAGGTCGACGCCCGGAACTTCTCACGCAAGGTTCTGGGCTCGCGGGGGTTCGTCGTCGAGTGCGGAACCCGCAGCGGCGGTCGAGGGAGACCCGCTGCCCTCTACCGCGCAGGAACCGCGGGCGGCCTCCACCCCCCGATCATGCGTGAGGGGTGA
- a CDS encoding DinB family protein has protein sequence MYFPAIHDERTTLRNYQQVQLQAIRDAAHGLTDEQARRQPLASVFSVSGVIKHCSYVLRSRLAAAGVLDAKPGYEDFMASFTPGENEDLTTLLEDYDRLCEQYLKLVEETDLDQVVQVPPAPWYGRNESDEATMRYLIVHNLAEFARHAGHADIIREQIDGAKAAELNAAVEGRPANKFVAPWKK, from the coding sequence ATGTACTTCCCGGCCATCCACGATGAACGCACCACGCTGCGGAACTACCAACAGGTGCAGCTCCAGGCCATCCGGGACGCCGCCCACGGGCTGACCGATGAACAGGCCCGGCGGCAACCCCTGGCCTCGGTGTTCTCCGTCTCCGGGGTGATCAAGCACTGCTCCTACGTCCTGCGCAGCCGGCTCGCGGCGGCCGGTGTCCTGGACGCGAAGCCCGGCTACGAGGACTTCATGGCCAGTTTCACCCCCGGCGAGAATGAGGATCTCACCACGCTCCTCGAGGACTACGACAGGCTCTGCGAACAGTACCTGAAGCTGGTGGAGGAGACCGATCTGGATCAGGTGGTGCAGGTCCCGCCCGCTCCCTGGTACGGACGCAACGAATCCGATGAGGCGACCATGCGCTACCTCATCGTCCACAACCTGGCGGAGTTCGCCCGGCACGCAGGACATGCGGACATCATCCGGGAGCAGATCGATGGCGCCAAGGCCGCGGAACTCAACGCGGCCGTGGAGGGTCGACCCGCCAACAAGTTCGTAGCGCCCTGGAAGAAATGA